One Microlunatus soli genomic window carries:
- a CDS encoding siderophore-interacting protein, whose translation MPGRTQKSFPIFIRELEVLESFRLTPAMQRVVLGGDQLGAFENNGFAITPFHTDNADDHVKLIIPGAPVPTPVQQDGHLDWSAEALDRSRDYTPRRYDPATGRLELDFVRHQGGPAAEWADTARPGDRILVAGPRGTTVLPDDIDWFFLVGDETALPAIARRIEELPAGTPVTAVVSVPSSADEQILEHRTELEISWIHRDRTPSPDAVLDAVRAARWLPGRVYAWAAGEASMLRPIRRWFRDDRGIDRDHLDVAGYWRAGQGQHESARAQMRLRERVDLAFPYAVRAAVTLGIAELVADRTIDIDQLADRVGVRPRGLTKIIRLLAHEGYFTLSAIGAVGLTPLGAILTEEFVHLRLDRASGYARLDDGWPGLLHALGTEGSGFERATGASFWQTLGDDQRLGASFDAALSDWSDAWADQVVDQLKITDGELIDVGGGTGTLLDRLLLSAPRAHGTLVELPTTAARARQRFTDSGTIDRVRIVEQSFFETVPTGGGHYLLAQVLHDWPDAECVAVLRRVAAAAGDAPVHVIERLPSADDHDHDLTFDLQLYTVFGGGERTRTEYETLAGAAGLDLVASAELGDELQLLTFAGS comes from the coding sequence ATGCCAGGTCGCACCCAGAAGTCGTTCCCGATCTTCATCCGCGAACTCGAGGTCCTCGAGTCGTTTCGGCTGACTCCGGCGATGCAGCGGGTCGTACTCGGCGGTGATCAGCTCGGAGCCTTCGAGAACAACGGATTCGCGATCACCCCCTTCCACACCGACAATGCCGATGACCACGTCAAATTGATCATCCCCGGTGCGCCGGTACCGACGCCGGTACAACAGGACGGGCACCTGGACTGGTCGGCCGAGGCGCTGGACCGTTCCCGGGACTACACACCACGTCGCTACGACCCGGCGACCGGACGACTGGAGCTGGACTTCGTCCGGCACCAGGGCGGACCGGCCGCCGAGTGGGCGGACACGGCGAGGCCAGGAGATCGGATCCTGGTCGCCGGGCCGCGGGGCACCACGGTGCTTCCCGATGACATCGACTGGTTCTTCCTGGTGGGCGATGAGACAGCCCTCCCGGCGATCGCGCGGCGGATCGAGGAGCTACCGGCCGGCACGCCGGTGACGGCCGTGGTGTCGGTCCCCTCGTCCGCCGATGAGCAGATCCTGGAGCATCGCACCGAACTGGAGATCAGCTGGATCCACCGGGACCGGACGCCGTCCCCGGATGCCGTGCTGGATGCGGTCCGGGCTGCTCGCTGGCTACCGGGTCGGGTCTATGCGTGGGCGGCCGGAGAAGCGTCGATGCTGCGACCGATCCGTCGCTGGTTCCGTGACGATCGCGGGATCGACCGCGATCACCTGGACGTCGCCGGCTACTGGCGGGCCGGCCAGGGACAGCACGAGTCGGCCAGGGCCCAGATGCGGTTGCGGGAACGGGTCGACCTGGCATTCCCCTACGCGGTGCGGGCGGCCGTCACCCTCGGCATCGCCGAGCTGGTCGCCGATCGGACCATCGACATCGATCAGCTCGCCGACCGGGTCGGTGTCCGCCCTCGCGGGCTGACCAAGATCATCCGGCTGCTGGCACACGAGGGTTACTTCACCCTTTCGGCAATCGGTGCGGTCGGCCTCACACCACTGGGCGCGATCCTCACCGAGGAGTTCGTTCATCTGCGACTGGACCGCGCCAGCGGCTATGCCCGGCTGGACGACGGTTGGCCGGGGTTGCTGCATGCACTGGGTACCGAAGGCTCAGGCTTCGAGCGGGCGACCGGTGCCTCGTTCTGGCAGACCCTCGGTGATGATCAACGACTCGGTGCGAGCTTCGACGCCGCTCTCTCCGATTGGTCGGACGCGTGGGCCGATCAGGTGGTCGACCAACTCAAGATCACCGATGGTGAACTGATCGACGTCGGTGGCGGCACCGGAACGCTGTTGGATCGACTGCTGCTCAGCGCGCCCCGGGCGCACGGGACCCTGGTCGAACTGCCGACCACCGCAGCCCGTGCCCGGCAACGATTCACCGACAGCGGCACGATCGACCGGGTCCGGATCGTCGAGCAGAGCTTTTTCGAGACAGTGCCCACCGGAGGCGGCCATTATCTGTTGGCCCAGGTACTGCACGATTGGCCGGACGCCGAGTGCGTCGCGGTGCTCCGTCGGGTCGCCGCAGCAGCCGGCGACGCCCCGGTGCACGTGATCGAACGACTGCCGTCAGCCGATGATCATGACCACGACCTGACCTTCGATCTGCAGCTGTACACCGTCTTCGGCGGCGGCGAACGGACGCGAACCGAGTACGAGACCCTGGCCGGCGCGGCCGGTTTGGACCTTGTCGCGAGCGCAGAGTTGGGCGACGAACTGCAGCTGTTGACCTTTGCTGGATCGTAG
- a CDS encoding amidohydrolase family protein, with product MATTVDAHNHVGVRHGESQTGDELIARMDAAGVDRACVFPFVEGVFSNDDVDDALQGHEDRLIPFLAVNPWSQQEAVAEVHRRADKGYRGVKLHPTLHGYHLSDLGLVGPVLDAIRERELLIIAHGASDLRNAPPEFALAATAYPEIPFLMAHSGTFWSHGQAIRLAADIPNLYLETARVPIFEASESVRLLGPEKVIWGTDSPYVNYTMEFQKMQQVADSDAARALVLGGNLLRLLRMD from the coding sequence TCAGACGGGTGATGAGCTGATCGCGCGGATGGACGCCGCCGGCGTCGACCGCGCGTGCGTGTTCCCGTTCGTCGAGGGGGTGTTCTCCAACGACGATGTCGACGATGCGCTGCAGGGTCATGAAGATCGACTGATCCCGTTCCTCGCCGTGAACCCGTGGTCTCAGCAGGAGGCCGTCGCCGAGGTGCATCGACGTGCCGACAAGGGATACCGCGGCGTCAAGCTGCACCCGACCTTGCACGGTTATCACCTCTCCGACCTCGGTTTGGTCGGACCGGTGCTGGACGCGATCCGGGAACGCGAACTGTTGATCATCGCGCACGGCGCCTCCGACCTGCGCAACGCGCCGCCGGAATTCGCCTTGGCCGCCACGGCCTACCCGGAGATCCCGTTTCTGATGGCCCACAGCGGAACGTTCTGGTCCCACGGTCAGGCGATCCGACTTGCCGCGGACATCCCCAACCTGTATCTGGAGACTGCACGGGTGCCGATCTTCGAGGCCAGCGAGTCGGTCCGGCTGCTCGGACCGGAGAAGGTCATCTGGGGAACAGATTCGCCGTATGTGAACTACACGATGGAGTTCCAGAAGATGCAGCAGGTCGCCGACTCCGATGCGGCCCGAGCACTCGTGCTGGGCGGCAACCTGCTGCGCCTGCTGCGAATGGACTGA
- a CDS encoding ABC transporter substrate-binding protein yields the protein MLQSEPRRVAIAGQVGDTENVLSLDVIPVLAPDFQLQWPWIDADDRSKIEKQYQGRSDSELPLEQVAASRPDVIIATSDTALKEHYEKLSQIAPVVAFEKQPASTQFDWQQSIRLIGTALNRTAEAEEQIASTRDLITQAKADHPEFAGTSISFAINYGAEYGITFYNGKGSPGETLFGELDFDPADHADKFTGERPQVGTEQLSLLDSDLLVVNFNGGAADRRKMETNRLFASIPAVRDKRYLGLLPEGDTSPLAWSLARPTPANLQWSINNLVPQLGPLASKVK from the coding sequence GCGACACCGAGAATGTGCTGTCGCTCGATGTGATCCCGGTCCTGGCCCCGGACTTCCAGCTGCAGTGGCCGTGGATCGACGCCGATGACCGGTCGAAGATCGAGAAGCAGTATCAGGGCAGGTCCGACAGCGAACTCCCCTTGGAGCAGGTCGCCGCGAGTCGCCCGGACGTGATCATCGCCACCTCCGACACCGCCCTGAAGGAGCATTACGAGAAGCTGTCCCAGATCGCCCCGGTGGTCGCCTTCGAGAAGCAGCCGGCGAGCACCCAGTTCGACTGGCAACAATCGATCCGGTTGATCGGGACGGCACTCAATCGCACCGCCGAGGCCGAGGAACAGATCGCCTCGACCCGTGACCTGATCACCCAGGCCAAGGCCGACCATCCCGAATTCGCCGGCACATCGATCAGCTTCGCGATCAACTATGGCGCCGAATACGGCATCACGTTCTACAACGGCAAGGGATCGCCGGGCGAGACGCTGTTCGGCGAGCTCGACTTCGACCCGGCCGATCACGCCGACAAGTTCACCGGCGAACGGCCACAGGTCGGCACCGAACAACTCTCCCTGCTGGACAGCGATCTGCTGGTGGTGAACTTCAACGGCGGCGCGGCCGACCGGAGGAAGATGGAGACGAACAGGCTGTTCGCCAGCATTCCCGCCGTCCGCGACAAGCGTTACCTCGGTCTGCTGCCCGAGGGCGACACCTCGCCGCTGGCCTGGTCCCTGGCGCGGCCGACGCCGGCCAACCTGCAGTGGTCGATCAACAATCTCGTCCCCCAGCTCGGTCCGCTCGCGTCGAAGGTGAAGTGA